The region AGCGGGCCGTCCTGACCAGCGCTGATCGTCACGTTCTACTCCCCGAAGTCTTCCTCGATCTCCGGCGCGAGCGCGAACTCGGCGGGGTCGAGGCCGATGACCTCGAGCTCCGCCTGGCAGGCCGGGCATACGACGATGGACGTCACCCGCAGGTCCGAGGACGTGGGCACGGCCTCGGTGCAGTCGGGACAGGTGCTCACTGCGACGGTCATGGAGACTCTCCTTGTTCGGTGCTGGTGCGGACATCCGGACGACCGCGCAGGACGGACTCGGCCGCGCGGACCACGTGGTCCCGCGACACGCCGCACTGCGCGAGCTGTTCCTCGTGACTGCCGGGCCGGGAGCAGAACGCGTCGCCGACGCCCACGCGCACCACCCGCGCCGGGCGGTGCTCGGCCAGGGTCTCGGCGACCGCGCCGCCGAGCCCGCCGAGCACGGAGTGGTCCTCGACGGTCACGACGCCCACGGTCGTCTCCGCCGCCTCCACCAGGGCGGCGACGTCGAGCGGCTTGATCGTGTGCATGTTGAGCACGCACGCCTCGATCCCCGCCGCGGCGAGCCGGCGCGCCGCGTCGAGCGCGAACCGTACGGGGAGGGCGCCCGCGGCCACGATCGTCACGTCGCCGCCCGCGCGGAGCCGTACCGCCCGGCCCACGGTGAAGCCGTCGTCGCCCGAGTGGACCGGAGGGGTCGGGTTGCGGCCGAGCCTGATGTAGACCGGCCCCGGCAGGTAGGCGGCGGCGCGGACCATGCGGACGGTCTCCGCGGGGTCCGCGGGCGTCATCACGGTCATGTTCGGCAGGCTCCGCATGACAGCGAGGTCCTGCTGGGCGTGGTGCGTGGGGCCGAGGTGGGCGGCGGACAACCCGGAGTGGGTGCCGACGATCCGCACCGGAAGCGCGTGGTAGGCGACGTCGATCTTGACCTGTTCCAGGGCCCGCGCCGAGGCGAAGGCCGCCATCGTGTTGACGAACGGCAGGACGCCGGTGCTCGCCACCGCCGCCGCGACGGTGATCAGGTTGGCCTCGGCGATGCCCAGGTCGACGTACTGGCCCGGCAGTTCGGCCTCGAACTGCCGTTCCAGCCCGCCCATGTCGGAGTCGAGGCACCAGACGCGGCCGTCCGCCCGGGCCAGCTCCAGCAGCGTGGCCCGGTAGGCGGCGCGGTCGGAGTCGGGCGCCGGCGCCCGGGCCGGGGCGCCGCGCTCGCGCGTGGTGGTCATGCCGCGGCCCGCAGCGCGGCCAGGGCCCGCTCGTACGCCTCGGGGCCGAGCTTGGCGAAGTGACTCTGCTTGCGGTGCTCCAGATGACGCACCCCCCGGCCCTTCACGGTGTCCGCGATCAGCACGGCCGGGCCTCCCGGCACGGGCGGGGTGCGCAGGGCCGGCACCAGCTCGGCGAAGTCGTGCCCGTCGGCGTGCGACACCTGCCAGCCGAACGCGCGCCACCGGTCGGCCAGTGGCTCCAGCCGCATCCGGTCCTCCGTCGAGCCGTTGATCTGCAGGCGGTTGCGGTCGACCACCGCGGTGAGGTTGTCCAGCCGGTAGTGCGCGGCCGACATCGCGGCCTCCCACACCGTGCCCTCCTGCAGTTCGCCATCGCCGAGCAGGACGAACACGCGGTTGGCACGCCCGGCCCGCTTGGCCGCGAGTGCCAGGCCGACGGCGAGGGACAGGCCGTGGCCGAGCGACCCGGTGGCGAACTCCACCCCCGGGACCGCGGGGGTGGGGTGGGCCATGAGCCTGCCGTCGGGGTGGCCGTAGCTCGCCAGCTCCGACGGCGGGAAGAAGCCGCGCTCGGCGAGCGTGGAGTAGAGCGCGGCGCTCGCGTGTCCCTTGCTCAGCACGAAGTTGTCGCGCCCGGACCAGCCGGGCTCCTGCGGGCGCACCCGCATGACCTCGAAGTACAGCGCGACGAGGATGTCCGCCGCCGACAGCGACCCCCCTATGTGGGTGCCGACGGCCCCGGCGCCGATGGCCAGCACGTGCTCCCGCACCGCCAGGGCGGTGCGGGACAACGCGGCCGGGTCGGCGGCGCCCTCGGGGCTCCGCGCGACGGTCTCGACGGTCATGCGGCCGCTCCGGCGTGCGCGTGGCCGACGCCCTTCACCGCCGCCCACGGCGGGGCGTACGGCGCGGACCGGGCGAAGCGGCCGATCACGTCGAGGTTCTCCCAGACCCGCTGGAAGGCGTCGGCGTACTCCTCCAGCGCCGGCCCGGCGTCCGGGTTGAGGTGCATGCGCCGCAGGCACAGGGAGTCCTCGATCACGGCGCAGGTCACCGGGTAGTCGGCCAGGTCGTAACGCTGCGGGTTGACCCCCGGCAGCGACCAGGGGTATCCCCGGCCGTACGCGTCCTGCTCCTGGAACACCGGCTGGCCCGGCAGCGGGATGATCTGGTAGTGCGTCAGAGGCACGCCCTCGGCCAGCAGCGCGCGGCGCAGCGCCTGCCGGAACCGGCCGGGCGTGACGCCGTCCAGCCCCGCGGCCTCCGGGTCGAAGCGGAAGCGCAGCATGTGCCACATGTGGGTGCGGTCGTCGGGCACGGAGGGAAGGACGATGCCGGGCAGTTCGGCGAGCCGGTCGAGGAACACCGGGATGTTCTGCTCGCGCCGCACCTGATAGTCCCAGAACCGGTCGAGCTGGGCCCGGGTGAAGGCGGCGAGGACCGCGCTGAGCTTGAGGTTCGACCCCCGTGTGGCGGAGACGTAGAGACGCTCCTCCGTGCTCAGGTCCTCGCCCAGGATGCGCAGGCTGCGGCAGCGATCGGCGACCCGCTCGTCGTCGGTGACGATCAGCCCGCCCTCGCCGCAGGTCGGGATGCTCTTCTCCACGTTGAGGCTGAAGCAGCCGACCTCGCCGATCGAGCCCGCCGTACGGCCGCGGTACTTGCCTCCCTGGGCCTGGACCG is a window of Microbispora sp. NBC_01189 DNA encoding:
- a CDS encoding lysine biosynthesis protein LysW gives rise to the protein MTVAVSTCPDCTEAVPTSSDLRVTSIVVCPACQAELEVIGLDPAEFALAPEIEEDFGE
- a CDS encoding transketolase family protein, giving the protein MTTTRERGAPARAPAPDSDRAAYRATLLELARADGRVWCLDSDMGGLERQFEAELPGQYVDLGIAEANLITVAAAVASTGVLPFVNTMAAFASARALEQVKIDVAYHALPVRIVGTHSGLSAAHLGPTHHAQQDLAVMRSLPNMTVMTPADPAETVRMVRAAAYLPGPVYIRLGRNPTPPVHSGDDGFTVGRAVRLRAGGDVTIVAAGALPVRFALDAARRLAAAGIEACVLNMHTIKPLDVAALVEAAETTVGVVTVEDHSVLGGLGGAVAETLAEHRPARVVRVGVGDAFCSRPGSHEEQLAQCGVSRDHVVRAAESVLRGRPDVRTSTEQGESP
- a CDS encoding DegT/DnrJ/EryC1/StrS family aminotransferase, coding for MKADLAMFGGKPAVRPEYRRLEWPVVTQADRDAVLRVLDHGKFTVGAKEEPEISGLESEWAEFCDTRHAVSVNSGTVALELALTALGIGPGDEVIVPALSYVATAMAPLYQLAVPVFVDIDPVSFNIDVTQIEAKITNRTRAIIPVHLGGLPADMDEILALARKYDLYVIEDAVQAQGGKYRGRTAGSIGEVGCFSLNVEKSIPTCGEGGLIVTDDERVADRCRSLRILGEDLSTEERLYVSATRGSNLKLSAVLAAFTRAQLDRFWDYQVRREQNIPVFLDRLAELPGIVLPSVPDDRTHMWHMLRFRFDPEAAGLDGVTPGRFRQALRRALLAEGVPLTHYQIIPLPGQPVFQEQDAYGRGYPWSLPGVNPQRYDLADYPVTCAVIEDSLCLRRMHLNPDAGPALEEYADAFQRVWENLDVIGRFARSAPYAPPWAAVKGVGHAHAGAAA
- a CDS encoding transketolase encodes the protein MTVETVARSPEGAADPAALSRTALAVREHVLAIGAGAVGTHIGGSLSAADILVALYFEVMRVRPQEPGWSGRDNFVLSKGHASAALYSTLAERGFFPPSELASYGHPDGRLMAHPTPAVPGVEFATGSLGHGLSLAVGLALAAKRAGRANRVFVLLGDGELQEGTVWEAAMSAAHYRLDNLTAVVDRNRLQINGSTEDRMRLEPLADRWRAFGWQVSHADGHDFAELVPALRTPPVPGGPAVLIADTVKGRGVRHLEHRKQSHFAKLGPEAYERALAALRAAA